The following are from one region of the Leptospira selangorensis genome:
- a CDS encoding bile acid:sodium symporter family protein, with amino-acid sequence MQLGAVEKGLLPALLAIVMLGMGFGLAIGDFRRIFTTPLQTLVGTLGHFVIMPLAAYAVVLILGLEYELALGVILVGSCPSGTTSNLINYLAKGDVALAVVITALSTLLCPLLTPVIVTFFGSLLDPTGSSLMQISFVEMLKTVVVIIVLPISIGMAVKHKFPNFAQKIETPYKVFSILFLVFVIAFVTYKNRDNFIEMVLLVGLAVILHNTFGFIAGYFFPKLLGIAEKQSRTISIEVAIQNTTLGMTLAIQFFGPKVALPSAIFSIWMYIAGIAMALFWGYVVPLKEEKAA; translated from the coding sequence ATGCAATTAGGTGCAGTCGAAAAGGGGCTACTTCCGGCTCTTTTGGCAATCGTAATGCTCGGAATGGGATTCGGGCTGGCAATCGGGGACTTTAGAAGGATTTTTACAACTCCTCTCCAAACTTTGGTCGGTACTTTGGGCCATTTTGTGATCATGCCTTTGGCCGCTTATGCAGTTGTATTAATTTTAGGTTTAGAATACGAACTCGCGTTAGGCGTCATTCTTGTAGGATCTTGTCCTAGTGGGACTACTTCTAATTTGATCAATTATTTGGCGAAAGGTGATGTGGCACTTGCAGTTGTGATCACTGCACTTTCTACACTTCTTTGTCCTTTACTGACTCCTGTGATCGTTACGTTTTTCGGTTCCTTATTGGATCCGACGGGTTCGAGTTTGATGCAGATTTCTTTCGTAGAGATGCTTAAGACTGTTGTAGTGATTATCGTTCTTCCTATCTCGATAGGTATGGCTGTAAAACATAAGTTCCCTAACTTTGCTCAAAAGATAGAAACTCCTTATAAAGTATTTTCCATCTTGTTTTTAGTTTTTGTAATTGCTTTTGTAACTTATAAGAACAGAGACAATTTTATAGAGATGGTTCTTTTAGTCGGACTTGCGGTTATTCTTCATAACACTTTCGGATTTATAGCAGGTTATTTTTTCCCTAAATTATTAGGGATTGCGGAGAAGCAGTCGAGAACGATCTCCATCGAAGTTGCGATCCAGAATACTACTCTTGGTATGACTCTTGCGATCCAATTTTTCGGTCCTAAAGTGGCTCTTCCTTCTGCGATCTTCAGTATTTGGATGTACATTGCTGGAATCGCGATGGCACTTTTCTGGGGATATGTGGTTCCGCTTAAAGAAGAAAAAGCGGCTTAA
- a CDS encoding sodium:solute symporter family protein yields MFSPIDWYLILAYIIFAFSAGLLLSSKAGESLSSYFVADRKLPWWWLGTSMVATTFAADTPLVITGMVALDGVGGNWLWWSWAIGYLIITVFFAASWRKAEVLTDVEFVELRYSGTGAAILRAAKAFFLSILFNSIILGWVFKAMSKITAPFLDWNVLLGAEVFGSIADVWPNFLILGDLNTTLTVLILFSVVVFYSSMGGIQGVILTDLFQFALGIGGAIVFAIFAIQYVGGLEGLYSKLETLYPGKSESIISFWPRIGEEEHGLPLQVFLIFIGVQWWIQYHSDGSGYLAQRLHTAKTPKDAELGSLWFNIANFILRTWPWVLTGLVCLVVFPLHDADLFQAEGGIVQSDREIAYPVLMKIVLPAGCLGLVFVSLMAAFMSTADTHINWGASYLVNDLYLRFLKPNAGNKETVIAGRIAVVLMAGIAILVATQMNSIASAWKFFLAMASGLGLPQILRWIWWRTNAWTELSGMGTALVLSLILYKVYPEVNADYLLFFTALGSVIVSILVTFLTAPVPDQVLDAFVAKLQPFGFWGKWGGVSARKKFYSRIRIWLLAIFSLYAWLFGIGYILQLKYTLGVVFLFFGIISGLIVLKLWKKKDSVS; encoded by the coding sequence ATTTTTTCTCCTATTGATTGGTATCTAATCTTAGCTTATATCATTTTCGCTTTTTCGGCTGGGCTCCTTCTTTCCTCTAAAGCCGGAGAAAGTTTGAGTTCCTACTTCGTAGCAGACAGAAAACTTCCTTGGTGGTGGCTCGGAACTTCTATGGTGGCCACTACCTTTGCTGCGGACACTCCGTTGGTTATCACCGGAATGGTTGCTTTGGATGGGGTAGGTGGGAACTGGCTTTGGTGGAGCTGGGCAATCGGTTATCTGATCATTACCGTATTCTTTGCGGCTTCTTGGAGAAAGGCAGAAGTTCTTACGGATGTAGAATTTGTAGAATTAAGATATTCCGGAACAGGTGCAGCAATCCTGAGAGCAGCAAAGGCTTTCTTCTTAAGTATTCTATTCAATTCCATCATATTGGGCTGGGTCTTTAAGGCAATGTCCAAGATCACTGCTCCTTTCTTGGACTGGAATGTATTACTTGGCGCAGAAGTTTTCGGATCCATCGCAGATGTATGGCCAAACTTTTTAATATTAGGAGATTTGAATACTACACTTACTGTTCTTATTCTTTTCTCGGTTGTGGTATTCTATAGTAGTATGGGTGGGATCCAAGGTGTGATCCTGACGGACTTATTCCAATTCGCTCTAGGAATAGGTGGTGCAATCGTATTTGCGATCTTTGCAATCCAATATGTGGGCGGATTAGAAGGATTATATTCCAAATTAGAAACATTGTATCCTGGAAAATCGGAATCTATCATTTCTTTTTGGCCAAGGATAGGAGAAGAAGAGCATGGGCTTCCTCTTCAAGTTTTTCTAATATTTATCGGAGTTCAATGGTGGATCCAATATCATTCGGACGGATCGGGATACTTAGCACAAAGATTACATACTGCAAAAACTCCTAAGGACGCAGAGTTAGGTTCTCTTTGGTTTAATATCGCAAACTTTATCTTACGCACCTGGCCTTGGGTTTTAACAGGGCTTGTATGTTTGGTTGTATTTCCTTTGCATGATGCGGATCTATTCCAAGCAGAAGGTGGAATTGTTCAATCGGACAGAGAGATCGCTTATCCAGTGCTTATGAAGATCGTTTTGCCTGCTGGATGTTTGGGATTAGTTTTTGTGAGTTTGATGGCAGCTTTTATGTCCACTGCAGACACTCATATCAATTGGGGTGCCAGTTATCTAGTGAATGATCTATATTTAAGATTCCTAAAACCGAATGCCGGAAATAAGGAAACTGTTATAGCAGGTAGGATCGCAGTGGTCTTGATGGCAGGGATCGCGATCCTGGTTGCGACTCAGATGAATTCTATTGCATCTGCTTGGAAATTTTTCCTAGCAATGGCTTCCGGTTTAGGTCTGCCTCAGATCTTAAGATGGATCTGGTGGAGAACAAACGCTTGGACGGAATTATCCGGGATGGGAACCGCGTTGGTTCTTTCATTAATTTTATATAAAGTATATCCGGAAGTAAATGCGGATTATCTTCTGTTCTTTACTGCCTTAGGAAGTGTGATCGTTTCTATTCTGGTAACTTTTTTAACTGCTCCGGTTCCTGATCAAGTGTTGGACGCTTTTGTAGCCAAGTTGCAACCTTTCGGTTTCTGGGGAAAATGGGGTGGGGTTTCCGCTCGTAAAAAATTCTATTCCAGGATCCGGATCTGGTTATTAGCGATTTTTTCCTTGTACGCCTGGCTTTTCGGAATCGGATATATTCTGCAATTGAAATATACCTTAGGCGTTGTTTTCCTTTTCTTCGGGATCATTTCGGGACTTATCGTCTTGAAATTATGGAAAAAGAAGGATTCAGTTTCCTGA
- a CDS encoding aspartate kinase has protein sequence MANIIVQKYGGTSVGSPDRIRNVAGRIKRYHEEGNQVVVVVSAMGHTTDELVDLADKITKNPPKREMDMLLSTGEQVSISLLAMALWDVGVPAKSFTGSQIKMITDGNFSNAKIQGVDRSRIDAALNEGNVVIVAGFQGIDQNENITTLGRGGSDTSAVALAAVLGAKECEIYTDVDGVYTADPRVVPQATKHSQITYEEMLELASLGAGVLHSRSVELGMNYDVVIHVRSSFNNNPGTLVVNEDKIMEKLKVSGVTAKNDQARITIADVPDKPGLAAVLFGDLSSKDILVDVIVQSSPYNGRNTISFTVPKKDLVQALPILESFSNSQGANKPEINEEISIVSAVGIGMKSHVGVAAQMFKALAEKEINIEMISTSEIKISCVIPRIHAETAVNKIHETFGLSKNS, from the coding sequence ATGGCAAACATAATCGTTCAAAAGTACGGGGGAACATCTGTAGGATCTCCCGATCGCATCCGGAACGTAGCCGGTAGAATCAAACGTTATCATGAAGAAGGCAACCAGGTTGTCGTAGTCGTTTCCGCAATGGGCCATACGACGGATGAGCTCGTGGATCTTGCCGATAAGATCACCAAAAATCCTCCAAAGAGAGAGATGGACATGTTATTGTCTACGGGAGAGCAGGTTTCTATTTCTCTTCTAGCAATGGCTCTTTGGGATGTAGGAGTTCCTGCAAAATCATTCACAGGTTCCCAGATCAAAATGATCACTGATGGGAACTTCTCCAATGCAAAGATCCAAGGAGTGGATCGTTCCAGAATAGATGCAGCGTTAAACGAAGGAAACGTTGTGATCGTAGCAGGTTTCCAAGGGATAGACCAAAACGAAAACATCACCACCTTAGGAAGAGGCGGTTCTGATACTTCTGCGGTAGCGTTAGCCGCTGTACTTGGCGCAAAAGAATGTGAAATTTATACGGATGTGGATGGGGTTTATACCGCCGATCCAAGAGTGGTTCCCCAAGCCACAAAACATTCTCAAATCACTTATGAAGAAATGTTGGAACTCGCAAGCTTAGGCGCCGGGGTACTTCATTCCAGAAGTGTGGAATTAGGAATGAATTACGATGTGGTAATCCATGTACGTTCCAGCTTTAATAATAATCCGGGGACTTTGGTTGTAAACGAGGACAAAATTATGGAAAAATTGAAAGTAAGCGGAGTGACCGCAAAGAACGACCAAGCCAGAATTACAATCGCGGATGTTCCTGACAAGCCGGGACTCGCAGCAGTTCTATTCGGAGACTTAAGCTCTAAAGATATTCTGGTAGATGTGATCGTTCAGTCTTCTCCTTATAATGGAAGAAACACTATATCTTTCACTGTTCCTAAAAAAGACCTGGTTCAGGCCCTTCCGATTTTGGAATCCTTCTCTAATTCTCAGGGAGCTAATAAGCCGGAAATCAATGAGGAGATCTCTATCGTTTCTGCTGTAGGGATCGGAATGAAATCCCATGTAGGGGTAGCTGCTCAAATGTTCAAAGCTTTGGCAGAAAAAGAGATTAATATTGAAATGATCTCCACTTCAGAGATCAAAATATCCTGCGTAATCCCAAGAATTCATGCAGAAACTGCCGTAAACAAGATCCACGAGACATTCGGGCTTTCGAAAAACAGTTGA
- a CDS encoding YebC/PmpR family DNA-binding transcriptional regulator: protein MSGHSKWATIKRKKDAIDSKRGAIFTKVVKEITVAARMGGGDINTNPRLRLAVLKAKASNMPKDNIDRAIKKGTGELEGVVYEECLYECFGPGGTAIMVEAVTDKKTRTTPEIKSILTKLGGSLATTGSVSRLFERKGIIVIPSDQISEEELFELAVGAGAEDVQNEGEVFRVVTSPDDYEAVQTALNDKGIKSEESEIKFVALVGAEVSDKDIAEKVMKLIDNLEGHDDVQGVNSNFELSPELEKEFG, encoded by the coding sequence ATGTCCGGGCATAGTAAGTGGGCAACGATTAAACGCAAAAAAGACGCTATCGATTCTAAAAGAGGGGCGATTTTCACTAAGGTGGTCAAGGAGATCACTGTTGCGGCGCGTATGGGCGGAGGGGATATTAATACCAATCCGAGACTTAGACTCGCAGTGTTGAAGGCGAAGGCCAGCAACATGCCCAAAGACAATATTGATAGAGCTATCAAAAAAGGGACCGGCGAATTGGAAGGCGTTGTATATGAAGAATGCCTTTATGAATGTTTTGGACCTGGCGGAACCGCAATTATGGTAGAAGCTGTCACAGATAAAAAAACCAGGACCACTCCGGAGATCAAAAGTATTCTTACCAAGTTGGGCGGTTCTTTGGCCACTACAGGTAGCGTTAGTCGTCTCTTCGAAAGAAAAGGTATTATCGTAATTCCTTCCGATCAAATTTCTGAAGAGGAATTATTTGAATTAGCAGTCGGCGCAGGTGCGGAAGATGTTCAGAACGAGGGAGAAGTTTTCAGAGTAGTAACTTCTCCGGACGATTATGAAGCAGTCCAAACCGCTTTGAATGATAAAGGGATCAAATCGGAAGAGTCAGAGATTAAGTTCGTGGCATTAGTAGGCGCAGAAGTTTCTGATAAAGATATTGCAGAAAAAGTAATGAAGCTTATCGACAACTTGGAAGGTCACGATGATGTCCAGGGTGTGAACTCCAACTTTGAACTTTCTCCTGAATTGGAAAAAGAATTCGGCTGA
- a CDS encoding LytR/AlgR family response regulator transcription factor, with translation MRILIVEDDLLSSRCLEILAKEFLNEKIQSIHAVSDPESAAEFIRKNPLDLLFLDINLQGETGFKLLEIESRSFFQTIIVSSERDNAVKAFEFSVLDFLPKPITRERFGISIQRYLSSHPNIFSPKGIPLKKEEGINLIEPGNIVFARSERNYARLFTKDGNVEKVRKTLDQLQKDLEAHGFFRAHRSYLVRLEEVKKILFKTPTTYRLLLHTDHSIPVSRSQGSKLLTLFKNSNHKVLGLP, from the coding sequence ATGCGAATCCTAATCGTAGAAGATGATCTATTGTCCTCTCGCTGTTTGGAAATTTTAGCGAAAGAATTTTTGAATGAAAAGATACAAAGTATCCATGCAGTTTCCGATCCGGAATCTGCGGCAGAGTTTATACGCAAAAATCCGTTGGATCTATTATTCCTGGATATAAATCTACAAGGAGAAACCGGCTTCAAACTTTTGGAAATCGAAAGCAGAAGTTTTTTCCAAACGATTATCGTATCTTCCGAAAGAGATAATGCAGTAAAAGCTTTCGAATTTTCAGTGTTGGATTTCCTACCGAAACCGATCACAAGAGAAAGATTCGGAATTTCCATCCAAAGATATCTTTCATCACATCCTAATATATTCTCTCCAAAAGGAATTCCTCTCAAAAAAGAAGAAGGGATCAATCTTATCGAACCCGGAAATATAGTATTCGCAAGATCGGAAAGAAATTATGCCAGATTGTTTACTAAGGATGGAAACGTGGAGAAGGTCAGAAAAACATTAGACCAACTACAAAAAGATCTGGAAGCACATGGATTTTTCAGGGCCCACAGAAGTTACCTGGTTCGATTGGAAGAAGTCAAGAAAATCTTATTCAAAACACCGACCACATACAGACTACTTCTTCATACTGATCACAGTATTCCCGTTAGTCGATCTCAGGGAAGTAAACTTCTCACATTATTCAAAAATTCAAATCATAAGGTTTTAGGTCTGCCGTGA
- a CDS encoding pectin acetylesterase-family hydrolase gives MKDVKRIWLGGIVLALSVTSFYCSPDQNTNNTQDLALLGGLLETPEKGAGNLAGLDNADPKAQNILDDLTSVVYGSYDVVYIPGAVCGNGTPYKIFVDRADGILDWILGYSSRLLVYMEPGGACWDYESCTGQTGIRGAANPNGIPDNHMNFGAFIDPNVPGGSPNAVISPIILRNHPTGQNVKTSNWNKVFIPYCTGDVYAGNKVASYSDPTGQNPPITYRHVGAKNMELVINWLKNNFNKPKEMFVSGCSAGGAGSMINYHFIRKALSPSKSYLLNDSGPIFPAPGFGNQWPLQQKIKDAWNTEYFISKAQPDFPSVDIRADYGKISEALAQKYPNDKLAITLFRRDANYSMYSYARFYGLDENNPADKEYIIGTLWAQDIENLKAQYDRYPNLEYFIPYYRSINESHCTSIVEFTGTEIENTGITLGTFINDYLLGSSTFRSFFESVNPNDANVTNFWFALVNLLL, from the coding sequence ATGAAAGATGTGAAGAGAATTTGGTTAGGAGGAATAGTACTAGCGTTATCCGTAACGTCATTTTACTGTAGCCCTGATCAAAATACGAACAATACACAGGACCTAGCATTATTAGGAGGACTTTTAGAAACTCCTGAGAAGGGCGCAGGCAATCTGGCTGGATTAGACAACGCAGATCCAAAAGCCCAAAATATTTTGGACGATCTAACAAGTGTTGTCTATGGATCTTACGATGTAGTGTATATTCCGGGAGCTGTATGCGGTAACGGAACCCCTTACAAAATATTCGTAGATCGAGCAGATGGGATCTTGGATTGGATCTTAGGGTATTCCAGCAGGCTTTTAGTCTATATGGAACCGGGAGGAGCTTGTTGGGATTACGAAAGTTGCACTGGACAAACAGGTATCAGAGGAGCAGCCAATCCTAACGGTATTCCTGATAACCATATGAACTTCGGAGCATTTATAGATCCGAATGTTCCTGGTGGAAGTCCGAACGCTGTGATCTCTCCGATCATATTAAGGAATCATCCTACCGGACAAAACGTTAAAACTTCTAATTGGAACAAAGTTTTCATTCCTTATTGCACTGGAGATGTGTATGCAGGGAATAAGGTGGCAAGTTATTCCGATCCGACCGGACAAAATCCTCCTATCACCTATCGTCACGTAGGTGCTAAGAACATGGAGCTTGTCATCAATTGGTTAAAGAATAATTTTAATAAACCAAAAGAGATGTTTGTCTCCGGATGTAGCGCAGGTGGAGCAGGTTCCATGATCAACTATCACTTCATTAGAAAAGCTTTAAGTCCTTCTAAAAGTTATCTATTGAATGATTCCGGCCCTATTTTCCCGGCTCCTGGATTTGGAAACCAATGGCCTTTACAGCAAAAGATCAAAGATGCTTGGAATACGGAGTATTTTATTAGCAAGGCTCAGCCTGATTTCCCTTCTGTAGATATTCGTGCGGATTATGGAAAGATCAGTGAAGCGTTAGCTCAAAAATACCCGAATGATAAATTGGCGATCACTCTATTCAGGAGAGATGCCAATTATTCAATGTATTCTTATGCAAGATTCTACGGATTGGATGAAAACAATCCTGCGGATAAGGAATACATCATTGGAACTCTTTGGGCTCAGGATATTGAGAATTTGAAGGCTCAATACGACAGATATCCGAATCTGGAATATTTTATCCCGTATTATAGAAGTATCAACGAAAGCCATTGTACTTCTATCGTGGAATTTACCGGGACGGAGATTGAAAATACCGGAATTACACTCGGGACATTCATCAATGATTATTTGTTGGGAAGTTCTACTTTTAGGAGTTTCTTCGAAAGTGTGAATCCGAATGATGCAAACGTAACGAATTTCTGGTTCGCGTTAGTTAATCTTCTACTATAA
- the crcB gene encoding fluoride efflux transporter CrcB, protein MNLLLVGLGGFLGSVCRYMISQTISKDSGSFPLSTFAVNIIGSLLIGVFYGLSQGKISEDIRLFATVGFCGGFTTFSTFALENLKLLQSGNYFSFFVYILLSTTVCIAAVLSGVYLSK, encoded by the coding sequence ATGAATCTTTTACTCGTAGGACTCGGAGGATTTTTGGGATCAGTTTGTAGATACATGATATCTCAAACTATCTCGAAAGATTCGGGGTCTTTTCCTCTTTCTACATTTGCAGTAAACATAATCGGTTCACTCCTCATCGGAGTATTTTACGGATTATCTCAGGGGAAAATTTCAGAAGATATTAGATTATTTGCAACTGTCGGATTTTGCGGAGGATTTACAACCTTCTCCACTTTTGCTTTAGAAAACCTGAAATTACTCCAATCAGGAAACTATTTTAGTTTTTTTGTATATATACTTCTTAGCACGACAGTTTGTATCGCTGCCGTGCTATCGGGTGTATATTTAAGTAAATAA
- a CDS encoding WG repeat-containing protein, with amino-acid sequence MDRKIYTLVILAFLPILAFCSKKIQLTAFEENGVYGYKDQNGKVQITPQYSLAFDFNENGVGFSFGKEGWICIDSQNKVILNAFTYDNGPDYFSEGLARYVENSKFGFFDSSCKKIISANYDFAFPISEGFSIVCNGCKSVSDGEHSTIEGGKYGLIDKTGKIVVQVEYDSLSEINPETKTLQGSKGNVKTEIRLP; translated from the coding sequence ATGGATCGAAAAATTTACACCTTGGTGATTTTGGCTTTTTTGCCTATTCTTGCTTTCTGTTCTAAAAAAATACAATTAACCGCTTTCGAAGAGAATGGTGTTTATGGTTATAAGGACCAGAACGGAAAAGTCCAGATCACTCCTCAATATTCACTCGCTTTTGATTTTAACGAGAATGGTGTGGGTTTTTCTTTTGGTAAAGAAGGATGGATCTGTATAGATTCTCAAAATAAGGTTATATTGAATGCTTTTACTTATGATAATGGTCCCGATTATTTTTCAGAAGGTCTGGCTCGATATGTTGAGAATTCTAAATTCGGATTTTTTGATTCTTCTTGTAAGAAGATAATTTCAGCGAATTATGATTTTGCTTTTCCAATCAGCGAGGGCTTTTCAATCGTTTGTAATGGTTGTAAGTCAGTTAGTGATGGAGAACATTCTACTATAGAAGGCGGAAAATACGGTCTGATCGATAAAACCGGAAAAATTGTGGTTCAGGTAGAATATGATTCTCTTTCTGAGATCAATCCGGAAACTAAAACATTACAGGGATCTAAAGGTAATGTGAAAACGGAAATCCGTCTTCCTTGA
- a CDS encoding sensor histidine kinase, with translation MKHFYVAIRFRTKNFILFIKKHFQILREVRRNEEFIRSAYFEVYLILRYLFPFLFIVYIPFAVLDWTDFLKNSGYFPLLIYNSIFIPGCFLFTALLNFPILKSENGRRWLTIAGTLFLTSAGTAMNLLIFQFGTDISLFAFTQLGIAVLLRYPDRTKKIIYFTNYAVFFAAMFWLGKNSSFLIQNFFFTMVMTILLDLISFLTKVNSFHKEQSIRDLNRKLVMESIKKSEILRIAIHDLKSPVTGILSLVGLYTREPSHVSPPNRITSSYADPPEILEHIDRTSRKILESIEDVLYLASSGDAETIENQTQKLNPELLLKSVTCNLNFLFTSKNIKIEDKLSEYNFYFQANPQILYRVFDNLLSNAAKFSPENSEISLKSELISKTYEKILIIKIEDSGPGFQPEDEKDMFREFSILSAKPTGAESSSGIGLALAKKLLDRMGIRIRLGNSETLGGAQVILEFPQSKAK, from the coding sequence GTGAAACATTTCTACGTCGCCATTCGTTTTAGGACCAAAAACTTTATATTATTTATAAAGAAACACTTTCAGATCTTAAGGGAGGTTAGAAGAAACGAAGAATTCATTCGGTCCGCTTACTTCGAAGTATATTTAATACTCAGATATCTTTTCCCATTTTTATTCATAGTCTATATCCCTTTTGCGGTTTTGGATTGGACGGACTTTCTAAAAAATTCAGGATATTTTCCTCTCCTAATCTATAACTCAATCTTTATTCCGGGATGTTTTCTTTTCACTGCTCTTTTGAATTTCCCAATTCTAAAAAGTGAAAACGGCAGAAGATGGCTCACTATTGCCGGAACCTTATTTTTAACTTCTGCAGGAACAGCAATGAACCTGCTCATCTTCCAATTTGGGACGGATATTTCTTTATTCGCATTTACCCAACTTGGTATCGCAGTGCTTCTTCGCTATCCAGATAGAACGAAGAAGATTATCTATTTCACAAATTACGCAGTTTTCTTCGCAGCCATGTTCTGGTTAGGAAAGAACTCATCCTTCCTGATCCAGAATTTTTTCTTCACCATGGTCATGACAATTTTATTGGACCTGATCAGTTTTCTCACCAAGGTAAATTCATTTCATAAAGAACAATCCATCCGCGATCTGAATAGAAAGTTGGTGATGGAATCCATTAAAAAATCTGAAATTTTAAGAATAGCCATTCATGATCTTAAAAGTCCTGTTACGGGGATTTTAAGTTTGGTAGGACTTTATACAAGAGAACCAAGCCATGTTTCTCCCCCAAATAGGATTACCTCTTCTTATGCAGACCCTCCTGAAATCCTAGAACATATAGATAGAACTTCTCGTAAAATCCTAGAATCGATCGAAGATGTTTTATATCTCGCAAGTTCCGGAGACGCGGAAACGATCGAGAACCAAACCCAAAAATTAAATCCGGAATTATTATTAAAATCGGTAACCTGCAATCTAAACTTCTTATTCACGTCAAAAAACATAAAGATAGAAGACAAACTTTCAGAGTATAATTTCTATTTCCAAGCGAATCCTCAGATACTGTATCGAGTATTCGATAACCTATTAAGTAATGCCGCTAAATTTTCTCCCGAGAATTCAGAGATCTCTCTCAAAAGTGAACTCATCTCAAAAACGTATGAGAAAATTCTAATTATCAAAATAGAAGATTCTGGACCTGGGTTCCAACCCGAAGACGAAAAAGATATGTTCAGGGAATTTTCTATTCTTTCCGCAAAACCTACAGGAGCCGAATCTTCCAGCGGGATCGGACTCGCATTAGCTAAAAAGTTATTAGATAGAATGGGAATACGTATCCGCTTGGGTAACTCCGAAACACTCGGAGGAGCCCAGGTAATATTAGAATTTCCGCAATCAAAAGCGAAATAG
- a CDS encoding crossover junction endodeoxyribonuclease RuvC — MKILGIDPGSHRLGYSVLQKDKSVIHVLTYGTIEVPSGTKSPVNLIAIRRQLDAILDEYHPDLASVEELFFAKNRTTAARVYEARGVVLLTLGEHNIPLVEPTASQIKKGTTGSGTADKKDIKAALKLLLGLENLTGHDDSWDAIASAYVGFAMSGSFRNK; from the coding sequence GTGAAAATTTTAGGAATAGACCCTGGGTCCCATCGTCTAGGTTATTCCGTTCTCCAAAAAGATAAGTCCGTAATTCACGTTCTCACTTACGGTACGATAGAAGTTCCGAGCGGAACAAAAAGTCCGGTCAATTTAATCGCTATTCGAAGACAATTGGACGCGATTTTGGATGAGTATCATCCCGATCTAGCTTCTGTAGAAGAATTATTTTTCGCTAAAAATAGAACGACTGCTGCAAGAGTTTACGAGGCAAGAGGAGTTGTTTTGCTTACATTAGGAGAGCATAATATTCCTTTAGTCGAACCGACTGCTTCTCAGATCAAAAAAGGTACTACAGGTAGCGGGACAGCAGACAAAAAAGATATTAAAGCAGCCTTAAAACTTCTTTTAGGTCTGGAAAATTTAACCGGGCATGACGATTCTTGGGATGCTATTGCGTCTGCTTATGTAGGTTTCGCGATGAGCGGCTCTTTTAGAAATAAATGA
- a CDS encoding PaaI family thioesterase, with protein MNTLSFYASEPSAIKRILEKWKLFRFNRMIRKNWPVYHRLGSRFEFVSENLLKLKVRFPFNNKTKGYNGLHFGGAIYAFVDPLYVYSLSENLGPEYLVLDTKAEIDFLKASNQDLIAETEISSEEIESIKEECKSKKKTTRIYSIEVLDPDGQKIAIVKKTIYIRKLNPSFSIISRR; from the coding sequence ATGAACACTTTATCCTTCTACGCTTCCGAACCGAGCGCCATCAAAAGAATATTAGAAAAATGGAAACTATTTAGGTTCAATAGAATGATCCGAAAAAATTGGCCGGTCTATCACAGACTTGGATCCAGATTCGAATTTGTATCCGAAAATCTTTTGAAATTGAAAGTTCGATTTCCCTTTAATAATAAAACCAAAGGTTATAATGGACTTCATTTTGGAGGTGCCATCTACGCATTCGTAGATCCTTTATATGTTTATTCACTTTCTGAAAATTTAGGTCCGGAATATCTCGTTTTGGACACAAAAGCAGAGATTGATTTTCTAAAAGCGAGCAACCAGGATCTGATCGCAGAAACGGAAATTTCTTCCGAAGAAATAGAGTCCATTAAGGAAGAATGCAAATCCAAAAAGAAAACAACCCGGATCTATTCTATAGAAGTTTTAGATCCGGATGGACAAAAAATTGCAATCGTCAAAAAGACAATTTATATCAGGAAACTGAATCCTTCTTTTTCCATAATTTCAAGACGATAA